Proteins from one Cryptomeria japonica chromosome 4, Sugi_1.0, whole genome shotgun sequence genomic window:
- the LOC131071024 gene encoding 3-hydroxy-3-methylglutaryl-coenzyme A reductase 2-like yields MCAHAHAANIVSAVFIATGQDPAQNVESFHCLTMMEGVNGGKDLHISVTMPCIEVGTVGGGTQLASQAACLNMLGVKGANASSPGANAQNLARIVAAAVLAGDLSLMSALAAGQLVKSHMKYNRSSKDVKAAA; encoded by the coding sequence ATGTGTGCACATGCCCATGCTGCCAACATTGTGTCAGCTGTGTTCATTGCAACaggccaagatcctgcacaaaatGTGGAGAGCTTCCACTGTCTTACAATGATGGAAGGGGTGAACGGGGGAAAGGACCTGCACATTTCGGTTACCATGCCATGCATTGAAGTGGGGACAGTGGGAGGAGGGACGCAGTTGGCATCACAGGCGGCATGCTTGAATATGCTTGGAGTGAAAGGAGCAAATGCTTCATCTCCTGGAGCAAATGCTCAGAACTTGGCAAGAATAGTGGCAGCAGCAGTTTTGGCAGGAGACCTGTCTCTCATGTCTGCCCTTGCTGCCGGTCAGCTGGTGAAAAGCCATATGAAGTATAACCGATCAAGCAAAGACGTGAAAGCAGCAGCTTAA